The following proteins are encoded in a genomic region of Pyrus communis chromosome 11, drPyrComm1.1, whole genome shotgun sequence:
- the LOC137707653 gene encoding protein NSP-INTERACTING KINASE 1-like, whose protein sequence is MLVTFESMGIGIGMGVRGAKAALCFMAFLWSWICGNGLLSPKGVNFEVQALMGMRNSLVDPHGVLDNWDDDSVDPCSWTMVTCSPESLVIGLGTPSQSLSGTLSPSIGNLTNLQIVLLQNNNITGPIPREIERLSKLRTLDISNNFFTGAIPSSLGHLRSLQYLRLNNNSLSGAFPVSLANMSQLSFLDLSYNNLSGPVPRFAAKTFNIVGNPLICATGSEAECNGTTLMPMLMNLTTTQAALPGRSKSHKVALAFGLSLGCLCLIVLGFGAVIWWRQRRNQQAFFDVKDRHHEEISLGNLKRFHFRELQIATHNFSSKNILGKGGFGHVYKGTLQDGTFVAVKRLKDGSALGGEIQFQTEVEMISLAVHRNLLRLYGFCITQTERLLVYPYMSNGSVASRLKGKPVLDWGTRKRIALGAGRGLLYLHEQCDPKIIHRDVKAANILLDDYCEAVVGDFGLAKLLDHQDSHVTTAVRGTVGHIAPEYLSTGQSSEKTDVFGFGILLLELITGQRALEFGKAANQKVAILDWVKKIHQEKTLEMLADKDLTTNYDRIELEEMVQVALLCTQYLPGHRPKMSEVVRMLEGDGLVERWEASQKVESTKSKAPEFSSSDRYSDLTDDSSLLVQAMELSGPR, encoded by the exons ATGCTTGTGACATTTGAATCAAtgggaattgggattggaatgGGAGTGAGAGGAGCAAAAGCTGCTCTCTGTTTTATGGCATTTCTGTGGTCTTGGATATGTGGGAATGGGTTGCTTTCTCCTAAAGGAGTAAACTTTGAAG TGCAAGCTTTAATGGGCATGAGGAATTCTCTGGTGGATCCTCATGGAGTTTTGGATAATTGGGATGATGATTCTGTTGATCCATGTAGTTGGACCATGGTCACTTGCTCTCCTGAAAGCCTAGTTATTGGCCT GGGGACTCCAAGCCAAAGTTTATCAGGCACTCTTTCTCCAAGCATAGGCAACTTAACAAATCTTCAgattgt GTTATTACAGAACAACAATATAACCGGACCGATTCCTCGGGAGATTGAGAGGCTCTCAAAGCTTCGTACACTTGATATTTCCAATAACTTCTTCACTGGGGCAATTCCCTCCTCTTTAGGCCACCTTAGAAGCCTCCAATACTT GAGGCTCAACAATAACAGTCTCAGTGGAGCATTTCCGGTTTCGTTAGCTAACATGAGCCAGCTTTCCTTTCT AGACTTGTCCTACAATAACCTGAGTGGCCCTGTTCCTAGATTTGCTGCTAAAACATTCAA CATAGTTGGAAATCCCCTGATCTGCGCAACGGGATCTGAAGCTGAGTGCAATGGGACGACACTGATGCCAATGTTGATGAACTTGACTACCACACAAG CTGCTCTTCCCGGGAGATCTAAAAGTCACAAAGTAGCGCTCGCATTTGGTCTAAGCCTCGGATGCCTCTGCCTGATTGTTCTTGGATTTGGAGCAGTTATATGGTGGCGGCAAAGGCGCAACCAACAGGCATTCTTCGATGTTAAAG ACCGGCATCATGAGGAAATTTCCCTTGGTAACCTGAAAAGATTCCACTTCAGAGAACTTCAGATTGCAACGCACAATTTCAGCAGCAAGAACATACTAGGAAAAGGCGGCTTTGGACATGTGTACAAAGGAACTCTCCAAGATGGCACTTTCGTAGCAGTTAAGCGGCTTAAAGATGGCAGTGCACTTGGTGGAGAGATTCAATTCCAGACTGAAGTTGAAATGATCAGCCTAGCAGTTCACCGCAACCTTCTCAGGCTATACGGCTTTTGCATCACACAAACTGAAAGACTTCTAGTTTATCCATACATGTCCAATGGCAGCGTTGCTTCCCGTCTCAAag GGAAACCGGTCTTGGATTGGGGCACTAGGAAGCGGATTGCCTTAGGAGCCGGAAGAGGATTGTTGTACCTTCACGAGCAATGTGATCCGAAAATAATCCACAGGGATGTGAAGGCTGCAAATATACTTCTTGATGACTACTGTGAAGCTGTGGTGGGAGATTTCGGGTTGGCAAAGCTTCTGGATCACCAAGACTCGCATGTCACCACAGCTGTTAGGGGTACTGTGGGTCATATAGCCCCTGAGTACCTCTCCACCGGCCAGTCCTCTGAGAAAACTGATGTTTTCGGATTTGGAATCCTTCTACTTGAACTAATTACAGGCCAGAGAGCGCTGGAATTTGGCAAGGCAGCTAACCAGAAAGTAGCTATACTTGATTGG GTTAAAAAGATTCATCAGGAAAAGACGCTTGAGATGCTTGCGGACAAGGATCTGACAACCAACTACGACAGGATTGAGCTTGAGGAAATGGTTCAAGTGGCACTCTTGTGCACACAGTACCTTCCTGGCCACAGACCGAAAATGTCAGAAGTGGTAAGGATGCTTGAAGGTGATGGACTTGTGGAAAGATGGGAAGCCTCTCAGAAAGTAGAATCAACAAAGTCCAAAGCCCCCGAGTTCTCATCCTCAGACCGATACTCCGATCTCACTGACGACTCTTCGCTACTGGTACAAGCAATGGAACTCTCCGGTCCACGGTGA
- the LOC137708730 gene encoding F-box/FBD/LRR-repeat protein At1g13570-like, with amino-acid sequence MPTSNCTYGLRELLVKVLKRNTKRIDQSSGDEISEMASVTKEDRISSLPWDVLDGILVRLPLKEVVRTSILSSGWRRHKWTGISQFVIDDKCIPSRISDKVARWKSIMEILRQVQLHHTGPIEKFKLAAYCRPDHSDLDQWIHFLADKGLKEFILQEFDTIKRFNLPFCLFSCPLLNRLELFGCRIKPSSEAIGFKSLVNLHLNEVCVTGGTLEWLVINSPVLERLTLLNIDHQIVLRIGNTNLKYLKVDSNFDDIYLENSPSLACVDIGLRARVIPRLFGSEGGKLIRVIGCLHAIKKLSLSSAILAFLGNNGVPDKLPALLPHLSVLELKDVQLDSLTEVLVCVCIFRSAPNLEELHLSVASTTVYYRPAADFLITKLSNHYFEQLKVAKIRAVQNVQTETILIQLLLAHSPVLKRMTIVHYGSRIFPTEVLEQSVPASKDVEIFNLCV; translated from the exons ATGCCAACTTCCAACTGCACTTATGGTCTGAGAGAGCTGCTTGTGAAAGTATTGAAGAGGAATACGAAAAGAATTGATCAGTCTTCTGGTGATGAGATTAGTGAGATGGCAAGCGTTACGAAAGAAGATAGAATTAGCAGTCTGCCTTGGGATGTATTGGACGGGATCCTTGTTCGCTTGCCTTTGAAAGAAGTTGTGAGGACTAGTATCTTATCCAGCGGGTGGAGGAGGCATAAATGGACTGGCATTTCACAGTTTGTTATTGATGACAAATGCATACCAAGCCGGATATCAGACAAAGTCGCAAGATGGAAATCAATCATGGAAATTCTTCGTCAAGTTCAATTGCATCACACCGGTCCTATAGAAAAGTTTAAGCTTGCTGCTTATTGCCGGCCTGACCATTCAGATTTAGACCAGTGGATTCATTTTTTAGCTGACAAAGGTCTCAAGGAGTTCATCCTACAGGAGTTTGACACTATAAAACGTTTTAACTTGCCCTTTTGTCTATTCTCGTGTCCACTTTTAAATCGCTTGGAgcttttcggttgtagaatcaAGCCATCTTCTGAAGCCATCGGATTCAAGAGCCTCGTGAACCTCCATCTCAATGAAGTTTGTGTAACTGGTGGCACGCTAGAATGGTTGGTTATAAATTCTCCGGTTCTTGAAAGATTGACACTGTTGAACATTGATCATCAAATTGTTCTTAGAATTGGCAACACGAATCTCAAGTATCTTAAAGTAGATTCCAACTTTGACGATATTTATCTTGAAAACAGTCCATCTCTTGCTTGTGTTGACATTGGCTTGAGGGCGAGGGTCATACCGCGACTTTTTGGGTCCGAAGGAGGGAAGCTAATCAGGGTTATAGGCTGTCTACATGCTATCAAGAAACTGAGCCTATCCAGTGCCATCCTGGCG TTTCTGGGCAATAATGGTGTACCGGACAAACTTCCTGCTCTGCTTCCACATCTGTCAGTTCTCGAACTCAAGGATGTACAGTTGGATTCTTTGACAGAAGTGTTGGTTTGCGTCTGCATTTTTCGAAGTGCTCCTAATTTAGAGGAACTGCACCTTTCA GTTGCTAGTACAACTGTGTATTACAGACCTGCTGCTGACTTCCTCATCACTAAGTTGTCAAACCACTACTTCGAACAACTTAAAGTAGCGAAGATAAGAGCGGTACAAAATGTTCAAACTGAGACAATACTCATCCAGCTCTTACTCGCTCATTCGCCCGTGCTGAAAAGAATGACCATTGTACATTATGGAAGCAGAATTTTTCCAACAGAAGTGCTGGAGCAATCTGTGCCAGCTTCAAAAGATGTCGAAATTTTCAACTTATGCGTATAA
- the LOC137708545 gene encoding zinc finger protein CONSTANS-LIKE 2-like — MLKEDQSNGTATANNWARVCDTCRAAACTVYCRADSAYLCSGCDATIHAANRLASRHERVWVCEACERAPAAFLCKADAASLCTACDADIHSANPLARRHQRVPILPISGCLYSSQATEQGGMGVVVSDGAETEDGFLSQEGDDTIDEEDEDEAASWLLLNPVKNSNNNNNNNNNTNAQNNGFFFGVEVDEYLDLVEYNSCADQNNQFTDHHQQHDQQEQQQYGVQYKNYGGDNVVPVHQHGEVGKAHQMQKQSFHQLGLEYESSKAAYSYNGSLSHSVSVSSMDVGVVPDSTMSDISISHPRTPKGTIDLFSGPTIQMPTQLSPMDREARVLRYREKKKMRKFEKTIRYASRKAYAETRPRIKGRFAKRTEMEVEVDQMFATSLMAENGYGIVPSF; from the exons ATGTTGAAGGAAGATCAGAGCAATGGCACTGCTACCGCCAACAACTGGGCTCGTGTTTGTGATACGTGCCGGGCAGCTGCATGCACGGTGTACTGTCGTGCAGACTCCGCGTACCTCTGCTCGGGCTGCGACGCCACCATTCATGCTGCCAATCGCTTGGCGTCGCGCCATGAGCGCGTGTGGGTATGTGAGGCCTGCGAGCGTGCTCCGGCCGCTTTCCTGTGCAAAGCGGATGCAGCGTCGCTCTGCACTGCCTGCGACGCGGACATCCATTCCGCCAATCCTCTAGCGAGGCGTCACCAGCGCGTCCCCATCCTGCCCATCTCCGGTTGCTTGTACAGCTCTCAGGCAACCGAACAAGGCGGGATGGGAGTGGTTGTGTCTGATGGGGCGGAGACAGAAGATGGGTTCCTGAGCCAGGAAGGAGATGATACCATTGATGAGGAAGATGAGGATGAGGCAGCATCTTGGTTGTTGCTCAACCCGGTGAaaaacagcaacaacaacaacaacaacaacaacaacacaaACGCTCAGAATAATGGGTTTTTCTTTGGAGTGGAAGTTGATGAGTATTTGGATCTTGTGGAGTACAACTCATGTGCTGATCAGAATAATCAGTTCACTGACCATCATCAGCAGCATGACCAGCAGGAGCAACAACAATATGGGGTCCAATACAAGAACTATGGAGGAGATAATGTTGTGCCAGTTCATCAGCATGGAGAAGTAGGGAAAGCTCACCAGATGCAGAAGCAAAGTTTTCATCAGTTGGGTTTGGAGTATGAGTCCTCAAAAGCTGCATACAGTTACAATGGTTCGCTAAGTCACAGT GTTTCTGTTTCATCCATGGATGTTGGAGTTGTACCGGATTCAACCATGAGCGATATCTCAATTTCGCACCCGAGAACTCCCAAAGGAACTATTGACCTTTTCAGTGGTCCTACCATTCAAATGCCAACCCAACTAAGTCCAATGGACAGGGAGGCCAGGGTCCTAAGGtacagagagaagaaaaagatgagGAAGTTTGAGAAAACAATCCGGTATGCCTCAAGGAAGGCCTACGCCGAGACCAGACCCCGAATCAAGGGCCGGTTTGCAAAGCGAACTGAAATGGAAGTTGAAGTCGACCAGATGTTTGCCACATCGCTGATGGCGGAAAATGGATATGGCATTGTTCCATCATTCTAA
- the LOC137709221 gene encoding protein GLUTAMINE DUMPER 1-like, which yields MRPSAGNPTTAATGHDAIFRNRNSPTPYLFGGLAPMLGLVAVALLILACSFHRASTSSRSRSSDQDQKPTRPVDTEAGDYEPKILVIMAGEKTPTYLANPISCPTSLSHAPI from the coding sequence ATGAGGCCTTCAGCTGGAAACCCCACCACTGCAGCTACTGGCCACGACGCCATATTCAGAAACAGGAATTCTCCGACTCCATACCTCTTCGGAGGCCTAGCACCCATGTTGGGGCTCGTCGCTGTAGCGTTGCTGATTCTTGCTTGCTCCTTTCATAGAGCCTCCACCAGTTCAAGAAGCAGAAGTAGTGATCAAGATCAGAAACCAACTAGACCAGTGGACACAGAGGCTGGAGATTATGAACCCAAAATTCTTGTCATAATGGCTGGAGAGAAAACACCAACATACTTGGCAAACCCCATCTCATGTCCTACTAGTCTCTCTCATGCACCAATATGA
- the LOC137709222 gene encoding protein SOB FIVE-LIKE 3-like, translated as MEPFRNFYGTEGCSSSESGWTTYIGSPMQEDEPECSNIEDVGYENHHHIAYLTRKKVGKDDNESDDSMASDASSGPSHHHDLVPSRSKDSKGTARSKRDNNKQSRHKSTGKPEKKTGEKSTKRK; from the coding sequence ATGGAGCCCTTCAGAAATTTTTATGGCACAGAAGGATGCAGCAGCAGTGAATCAGGGTGGACAACATACATTGGCTCTCCCATGCAAGAAGATGAGCCCGAATGCAGCAATATTGAAGACGTCGGTTACGAAAACCATCATCACATCGCATATCTCACCAGAAAAAAAGTTGGCAAAGATGACAACGAGAGTGATGATTCAATGGCTTCTGATGCTTCTTCTGGCCCAAGTCATCATCATGATCTCGTGCCTTCGCGCAGTAAAGACAGTAAAGGCACCGCTCGTTCCAAACGCGATAACAACAAGCAATCTAGGCACAAGAGCACAGGCAAACCAGAGAAGAAAACTGGTGAAAAGAGTACCAAAAGGAAGTGA
- the LOC137707498 gene encoding 6-phosphogluconate dehydrogenase, decarboxylating 2-like, producing MAATPKPTRIGLAGLAVMGQNLALNIAEKGFPISVYNRTTSKVDETVERAKREGNLPLYGFHDPESFVKSIQKPRVVIMLVKAGAPVDQTIKTLSVYLEKGDCIIDGGNEWYENTERREKAMAELGLLYLGMGVSGGEEGARYGPSMMPGGSFEAYKYIEDILLKVSAQVPDSGPCVTYIGKGGSGNFVKMIHNGIEYGDMQLIAEAYDVLKSVGKLSNEELQKVFSEWNKGELLSFLIEITADIFGIKDDKGDGYLVDKVLDKTGMKGTGKWTVQQAAELSVAAPTIESSLDARFLSGLKEERVKAAKVFKSAGFEDSLNTPEVDKAKLIDDVRQALYASKICSYAQGMNLIRAKSIEKGWDLKLGELARIWKGGCIIRAVFLDRIKKAYDRNADLANLLVDPEFSKEIVERQSAWRRVVCLAINSGISTPGMSASLAYFDSYRRESLPANLVQAQRDYFGAHTYERTDMEGVFHTEWFKIAKLSKI from the coding sequence ATGGCTGCAACACCAAAACCTACAAGAATAGGCCTTGCGGGTTTGGCTGTCATGGGCCAAAATTTGGCTCTCAACATTGCAGAGAAAGGCTTCCCCATTTCGGTATACAATAGAACTACCTCCAAAGTTGATGAGACTGTTGAGCGAGCTAAAAGGGAAGGAAACCTTCCCCTTTATGGATTCCATGATCCCGAATCTTTTGTTAAGTCAATCCAGAAACCCCGTGTCGTGATTATGCTTGTCAAGGCTGGGGCGCCCGTTGACCAGACCATAAAGACCCTCTCCGTCTACCTGGAGAAAGGTGACTGCATCATTGATGGTGGTAATGAGTGGTATGAGAATACTGAGAGGAGGGAGAAAGCCATGGCTGAATTAGGTCTTCTTTACCTTGGAATGGGAGTTTCAGGTGGTGAGGAGGGCGCTCGATACGGGCCTTCTATGATGCCTGGAGGTTCCTTTGAGGCCTATAAGTACATTGAAGACATTCTTCTTAAGGTGTCAGCTCAAGTTCCGGACAGTGGTCCTTGTGTGACTTACATTGGCAAAGGTGGGTCTGGTAACTTTGTCAAGATGATTCATAATGGGATTGAATATGGCGATATGCAGCTGATAGCGGAGGCTTATGATGTACTGAAATCAGTTGGAAAGTTGTCAAATGAGGAACTCCAAAAAGTTTTCTCAGAGTGGAACAAGGGTGAACTTCTCAGTTTCCTGATTGAAATCACTGCTGATATATTTGGAATCAAGGATGACAAGGGAGATGGATATTTGGTCGACAAAGTTTTGGACAAGACTGGCATGAAGGGTACTGGTAAATGGACCGTACAGCAAGCTGCTGAACTATCAGTTGCAGCTCCAACAATTGAATCTTCTTTGGATGCAAGGTTCCTCAGTGGGTTAAAGGAGGAGAGGGTTAAAGCAGCTAAAGTGTTCAAATCAGCTGGCTTTGAGGATAGCTTGAACACCCCAGAGGTGGATAAGGCAAAGTTGATCGATGATGTGAGGCAAGCACTTTATGCATCAAAGATATGCAGTTATGCACAAGGGATGAATTTGATCCGTGCAAAGAGTATTGAGAAGGGATGGGACTTGAAGTTGGGCGAATTGGCCAGGATCTGGAAGGGTGGTTGCATCATTCGTGCAGTGTTCCTAGACAGAATTAAGAAGGCATATGACAGGAATGCTGATCTTGCAAACCTTCTTGTGGACCCAGAGTTCTCGAAAGAGATCGTTGAGAGGCAGTCTGCCTGGAGAAGGGTGGTATGCCTTGCTATCAACTCAGGCATCAGCACCCCTGGTATGTCAGCTAGTCTAGCTTATTTTGACTCCTACAGAAGGGAAAGCCTGCCCGCTAACTTGGTCCAAGCTCAACGTGACTACTTCGGTGCTCACACATACGAAAGAACTGACATGGAAGGTGTTTTCCATACTGAATGGTTCAAGATCGCCAAACTGTCAAAGATTTAA